The sequence below is a genomic window from Candidatus Peregrinibacteria bacterium.
GATATTTTTTGAGAAATGAAACAGCAGTTACTTGTGAGAATTCATAATAGGCTTCATCCACGAGGATAATTGAATTTTTTGCTTTTTGGAGAATCTTTTCGATATCCGGAAGTGGAACGAGAGTTCCTGTCGGATTATTTGGATTACATACAATGATGAGTTTTGTATTCGGCGTAATTGATGCGAGGACTTCTTCCAGAGGATACGAGAGATCCTTTTTTAAATATTGGGGCATAATGATTTTGTTTCCGGTAACTCCGGAAATTTGATAAAACATGGCAAAGCTTGGTGAGGGAACAATAACTTCATCTCCTTTCTCCGTGAACGTTCGAAAAATAAGTTCGATGCCATGATCTGAACCGTTTGTGACCATTACTTCTGAAGGATCAACTTCAGCGTACTCTGCCACTTGTTCGCAAAAATCAAAATATTCCGGATAGAGATTCAATTTTCCAGTTTTGAGAAATTCTTGAATTGCTTCAAAAACTTTTGGAGATGGAGGAATGGTGCGCTCATTAAAATCGAGAAGCATTCCTTCGTAGTTTATTCGTCCTTCAAGTGGAGGAAGGTAGGGTTTCATTTGTTGAATTTGGGAAAGGGCGAAATTTTTCATAGAAATTTTGGGAAAAATTACGAATGATGAAAGACGAATTACGGAATATATTCATGAAGGCGCGACCGCGCGGTCGCGCTTTCCGGATGGCGACGATGGGGATCGTCGCTTTCCGGTATATCACCACAGAAAGGCGCGAATCCCTATTCGCGCCGGATTTGTACCGCATTTGCGTGTGCTTGTAAACGTTCTGCTTCCGACATTGTGATGACGGTTTCAGCGATATTCTCAAGTCCTTGTTTTGTAAGCGATTGAAAAGTGATTTTCTTGAGAAAACTTTCCACAGAAATTCCACTATAACTTCTCGCAAATCCAGATGTCGGAAGGGTATGATTTGTTCCCGAAGCATAATCACCAGCTGATTCTGGCGCATATTCTCCGAGAAATACTGATCCCGCATTTTGAATTTTCGAAATATATTTCTCTGGATTTCTTACATTCACGATCAAGTGTTCTGGCGCGTACAAATTGCTGAATTCAAAAGCTTGTTCCATATTCCTCAAGAGAATTCCAAAACTTTTTTTGAGCGATTTTTTCGCAATACTTTTTCTCGGCAAAATTTTCAGCTGAATATCAATTTCTTTCTGAATTTTCGGAATCAATTCAGAATCCGTTGTGACAAAAACAACTTGGCTGTCTTCTCCATGTTCTGCTTGGGAAAGCAGATCTGAAGCGATGAAACTCGGATTCGCAGTTCCGTCAGTAATCACCAAAACTTCTGAAGGTCCAGCGGGCATATCTATCGCTGCGCCGTTTGGATCAATCGAAATAAGCATTTTCGCCGCGGTAACAAATTGATTTCCCGGACCAAAAATTTTATCAACTTTTGGAATGGTTTCTGTTCCGTACGCCATCGCTCCAATCGCTTGTGCTCCGCCGACTTTATACACCTCAAAAATTCCACATTCTTTCGCGGAAAAAAGAATTTCAGGTGCGATTTTTCCTTCATGATTTGGAGGCGTGCAGAGAATTACATTTTTGCATTCCGCAATTTTCGCGGGAATTCCGAGCATGAGAACTGTGGAAAAGAGAGGTGCAGTGCCGCCGGGAATGTACAGTCCAATTTTTTCGATCGCTCGATTTTCTCGAAAACACATAATTCCGGGCATTGTTTCGATCGGCTTTTCTTTCGAAATTTGCGATGTGTGAAATTTTTCAATATTTTCCATGGCAACTCGAATCGCTTTTTTCACTTGTGGAGAAATATTTTTTTCCGCTTCACGAAATTCATTTTCCGTAACTTTCAGATTTTTGATTTGCACGCCATCAAATTTCATTGTGTACATTCGAACTGCATTGTCTCCATTTTCTTGAACATTTTTCTGGATTTCGCGAACAATAGGAAAAATCTTTTCGAGGTTCATTCCCGGACGTTTGGTCAGGTTTTGAATTTCTTCAGCCGAGAGTGAATTCAAATTGTAGATTCTCATAATTTTATCAATGAAAGAGAAAGCTTTTGAGGTCGCCTCAGGAGAGGCGACTCTTATTTTCCACGAGTCGCCCGTCCACGGGCGACCGTATCAAAATTCAAATTTTTTTCTGAATTTCCAATAAGCACCGCTTCCGATTCAAAAATCGTTTTGAGTTCTCGGAGATTGTGAATTTTGAGAGTATTTCCGCTCTGCACCAAATCGCAAATTGCATCCGAGAGGCTCATTTCTGGCGCGATTTCCACAGATCCAGAAAGTGGAATCATCGTCGCATGAATATTTCGAGATTGAAGAAAATCACAAAGAAGTGATGGATACGAAGTCGCAATTCGTTCTCCTTCTAAATCAGCAAGTTCAAGAATTCGAGAATTTTTTGGAACGGCAATCACGAGACGACACTTGGAAAATCCTAATTTTCGAATAATTCTGAGACCAGATTTTTGTTCCTGAAGAACATTTTCTCCAACAATTCCAAAATCTGCAGCTCCACATCGAACATACTCTGGGATATCGTCATCACGAAGCCAAAGAATTTCAATGTCCGCATTGCTGCACGAAGTCAAAAGTCCTTCTCCATTTTCTGGAAATTTGAGTCCTTTCGAGCGCAGAAATTCAACGCTTCGTTCTTTCAGCCTGCCTTTGCTTTGAAGTGCAATTCGTGTCTTCTTCATTCGGTTTCAGAAGAAAATCCTTCAAAATATTGTACGAGTTGCGTGCGAGGAATGATTTTTTCTTTTCCCGTTTTCATCATTTTTATTTTTACCATGTCATTTTTTATTTCATCCGAACCGCAAAAAATTACAAATGGGATTCCTTTTTTATCCGCATATTTCATTTGTTTTCCGAGTTTTGCTGCTTCAAAATATATTTCTGAAGAAATTTGTGCATTTTGAAGATCGTTCACAATTTCCTGAGAATATTGCAAGGTTCCTTCATCAAAGTAAGTAACGAGGACTTCAGAATTCAGTTTGATGTTTTGGAGAAGCCACTTTTCTTCCATTGCCGTTATCAGGCGATCAAATCCAAACGAAACTCCTGTTCCACTGAGTTTTTCTTCCATAAATCTTCCGCAGAGATCGTCATATCTTCCACCGCCGCAGACGGAACCAATTTCTACATCAGGAAGAATTGCTTCAAAAATTACACCAGTGTAATAATCCAGACCTCTTGCAAGGCTGATGTCAAATTCGAGATTTTCTTCTGGAATTCCAAAGTTCTCGCAGAGTGAATGAAATTCTCGTATTTCCGCTGTGTCATAATTTTTAAGTTTTTCGAGCTTCTCTGAAAATGTCCCTGAAAGAGTCATGGTCTCGAGAAGTTCTTCGGCTTTTTCTTTTGCGAGAATTTTGGAAAGTTCTTCAAAAACTCCATTTTTCCCAATTTTTCCGAGCTTATCAAAAATCCGAATGACATCACCTTGGGTTTTTTCTGGAATTTCTAAATTCGAAAGAATTTGATTGATGAATCTTCGGCTATTCCACTTGATTACAAAATTTTGAAATCCCAGTGTGCGAAGAACTGAATAAATGACTTTTGCCACTTCTGCATCCGCAAGCAGACTATTTGTTCCGATAATATCAATATCGCACTGGTAAAATTCCCGATAACGTCCTTTTGCCGGTCTATCTGCACGCCAGACACGGCTGATTTGATATCTTTTAAACGGCATAGGAAGTTCTTTATAGTTTGCGGCAACAAGACGCGCTGTCGGCACTGTTTGATCATATCTCAGCGCGATTTTTCTTCCGCCGTTATCCTCAAACGTGTACATCAGTTTCGAGCCTTCTTCCCCGTATTGTCCCGTGAGAGTGCTCAGATATTCAATTACCGGAGTTTCGATCGTGTCATATCCAAAGGAACGAAAAACATCCACAATTTTTTTGAGAACATATTCTCGCTTTGCCATTTCTTCGGGAAGAAAATCACGAGTACCACGAAGGATTTCTGGAGTGATGAGGTTAGAATTTGTCATAAGAAAAGGAATAAAGAATAAGGAATTAGGAATTAGGAATAAAGAATTTCGAATCTGGAAGAGGAATTTATACGTCAAGAAAATCAAAAAAATCAGGCAAATCATGATAAAAAAATCTCAGAAGTTCGTTCGAGATAAGGATGAGAGAAATCATGCATTTTGAAAAATCTAAGTGTTCATTTTCTGAAGCATGTTTCTATATCCTCCTTCTCCATGATGTACCCAGTGGGCAACACGGGTGATGGTCGCTGTGCTGACAC
It includes:
- the hisS gene encoding histidine--tRNA ligase — encoded protein: MTNSNLITPEILRGTRDFLPEEMAKREYVLKKIVDVFRSFGYDTIETPVIEYLSTLTGQYGEEGSKLMYTFEDNGGRKIALRYDQTVPTARLVAANYKELPMPFKRYQISRVWRADRPAKGRYREFYQCDIDIIGTNSLLADAEVAKVIYSVLRTLGFQNFVIKWNSRRFINQILSNLEIPEKTQGDVIRIFDKLGKIGKNGVFEELSKILAKEKAEELLETMTLSGTFSEKLEKLKNYDTAEIREFHSLCENFGIPEENLEFDISLARGLDYYTGVIFEAILPDVEIGSVCGGGRYDDLCGRFMEEKLSGTGVSFGFDRLITAMEEKWLLQNIKLNSEVLVTYFDEGTLQYSQEIVNDLQNAQISSEIYFEAAKLGKQMKYADKKGIPFVIFCGSDEIKNDMVKIKMMKTGKEKIIPRTQLVQYFEGFSSETE
- the hisC gene encoding histidinol-phosphate transaminase yields the protein MKNFALSQIQQMKPYLPPLEGRINYEGMLLDFNERTIPPSPKVFEAIQEFLKTGKLNLYPEYFDFCEQVAEYAEVDPSEVMVTNGSDHGIELIFRTFTEKGDEVIVPSPSFAMFYQISGVTGNKIIMPQYLKKDLSYPLEEVLASITPNTKLIIVCNPNNPTGTLVPLPDIEKILQKAKNSIILVDEAYYEFSQVTAVSFLKKYPNLIVTRTFSKAFGLVALRIGYVISNAQNIQEMMKVRGPYDVNSLAYYAVKAALQDIQNLNSYVDEVMNESKPFVENFFQKNEIRFYKSGSNFILFESPTSDFAQKLEENGIRIRPQTQKGIEGFLRVSIGTMKEIERFCDVFSQLL
- the hisD gene encoding histidinol dehydrogenase, whose amino-acid sequence is MRIYNLNSLSAEEIQNLTKRPGMNLEKIFPIVREIQKNVQENGDNAVRMYTMKFDGVQIKNLKVTENEFREAEKNISPQVKKAIRVAMENIEKFHTSQISKEKPIETMPGIMCFRENRAIEKIGLYIPGGTAPLFSTVLMLGIPAKIAECKNVILCTPPNHEGKIAPEILFSAKECGIFEVYKVGGAQAIGAMAYGTETIPKVDKIFGPGNQFVTAAKMLISIDPNGAAIDMPAGPSEVLVITDGTANPSFIASDLLSQAEHGEDSQVVFVTTDSELIPKIQKEIDIQLKILPRKSIAKKSLKKSFGILLRNMEQAFEFSNLYAPEHLIVNVRNPEKYISKIQNAGSVFLGEYAPESAGDYASGTNHTLPTSGFARSYSGISVESFLKKITFQSLTKQGLENIAETVITMSEAERLQAHANAVQIRRE
- the hisG gene encoding ATP phosphoribosyltransferase; its protein translation is MKKTRIALQSKGRLKERSVEFLRSKGLKFPENGEGLLTSCSNADIEILWLRDDDIPEYVRCGAADFGIVGENVLQEQKSGLRIIRKLGFSKCRLVIAVPKNSRILELADLEGERIATSYPSLLCDFLQSRNIHATMIPLSGSVEIAPEMSLSDAICDLVQSGNTLKIHNLRELKTIFESEAVLIGNSEKNLNFDTVARGRATRGK